The genome window taaggtaagctgaATATCATAATTCGTgtcgacacttgccttgcggccttATGACGTGTtagataaaaagaaaagtagAAGCAATGTAGTgaggagccggaggtgtccgggacatgcTCATGGTAACTCCGGTGCCATAGGAGCATTGTAAGTGTGTGGTTCCAGGTATGAGAATGGTTGACATGGGTACCCCTTGGGTgggcctgtgtggtcactcaagccgtatgatcctcatgttatgtgggtaaagttatacccctgcagggtgtaaaaataatttaaattgtcgtgctctcggtcatgagcatgctcctatccatttgtatcggtcgtagagtcacgaatgtgggatagTTGATATGGTTTTATTGGGCATGGTTATCGATGGTCGTTGTTTACATGAGTTGATTCTATTTACATTTGCATTCATGTTGTTTATAGATTTGGAAAGGTTTCTTtcgttaagtataggtgctcacatatATGTCTCTAGTTTGTTTACTTATATGAATTTACATAATATTATGATattttcttgctaatagctcaatgcataatccttagagtcgagctatttatataTGTCttatatggattaaatcttgcgagtacctttgtactcacactaTTTTTTTAGGTTCTACTGGTGAGAAAGatgcagtgtttggctacttcacacccatCGATGTTGGTGGTGGCcctgagtaggcaactactctcgAGTGGTGAAGCTTTTAGTGTGGAGcataagggcatgtggctttactcttcttttgttgtctatagTTTTGTTTCTGTTGGGTAGTTGATCTAAttttttgtgtaaattgctataaatggttgaatgtttaagaacttgtaatttaatgttaattactcattctttcttaagctttgtcgTAATGTTATATATTGAAAAGATATGTGTTACGATCTTAACCACAAAACATGTGTTGTGACTAACATAATGATATTTCAGTTAATCATTAAGGTTGtgattaaataaataatacttCTGATAATTATttagaatactatttaaacAGTTCCTCACAGTCAGTCATCGGAGGGATGCACTAGCGCCAAGGACGGTGAGGCTTCGGGCACGTGACGCGCtgtgggaggggaggggaggtggcGGCTGGGTCCGAGGAAGTGGGGGGTCGAAGGAGACCAACGGTGCTTGTTATTTGGGCACAGAACGACCCCACTGTTTGAACACTCCTCAGCAGTTGGACATGGTACTATCCTAAATAAAAAACAGTTGGACATGATACTATTCCATAGTGGTTCAACTGTGAAAAAAAGTTAAGAAACTAAAACAATCGGTGCCTCCGCTAGATAACACCACTCGTTTATGCACCCCTCCTACTGAACGGTGATATGATCCGCCAGTTTGTGGTCTGCTTTCCATGTGTATCACAGTCTCTTGAATCAGCTATCCTTTAACTGCTACCCCATATCCTAGGACCAAACGCATTGGCAATTTGACACCATGGCCAGTGAAGGAGAGAGATACCCACTTGCATGTCCTGACGTGGAGTCGTGGACAGTTCACCGAAATGTAAGAGGtaaaacatgaagaaaaatcctattttcttatGATGGTTTGGTGATAAGGACGTGCCTAACGACGACGCCTCACCAACCACAGCGACAAAGCAGGCTTGGCATTCTTATTTAGGGCTCTCCAATCAACAGGTTACCAGTGTCGTCCGGGGCTTCATTTTTGGTCGTCTTTGGTGTGCTTGAATTCTCTACCTTTGATGGTGGACTTATCCGAACATGCATAGGCATGGGAGGAGGGCAATCTTTATACCCACAGCTGATCTTGCATCTCTTAGTTTTCTTATGAGAAAGTTACAAAAGATAACTACTCAGATCCTTTAGTTTCTGCCAAGGGAGAACTTCTGAATAAGAGTATCAAGTTAGCATGTACTTTAGTACCAGCAAAGCAGCAGGAGCTTATTCCAAAATTCGTTTGGTTATATAATTATAAAGATGAATTAGTGAGCTGTAGTGCTCTACGACTTTTAGAAGGACCTGGGCAAATTGGGTCCTTGCAACAGTACTTGGCAACATCAGCCGAGAAAGAATTAAATCATAGGTGATTCGGAACTCTCTTATCCTTGGCACATCCTCCTTTGTTTTCACTTCTTTGTTGGTGTACCTTGCAGTAGCGGGGGGCAATTGTGATGCAAGAATTTTCCAAATTATTCTATACCTTCAATGTGCTCGTAGCAGAAAAAGATGTTCTTTACATGTTCATGAAACTATAATTTTGAATGATTCAAGTTGATCATTTTGTGATGTTCAGTTGCTTTCAACGGGTTTTCTTTCAGATCAAATATAACGGGAGGCAGGTACGGTCGCATCCTTTCTCGTGTCATTTACTCTCTCAGGTCAAAAGTATatgatgttttttattttttacgaTCTCCAACTAGcaattttgatcattattttttattaaaatataattataatatctaataaaaatataatattatgaagagtaaatttcacaaacccACCACTTTTTTCCTAATAATCACAAACCCAccatttttttcctatttcatAAATCCACCGATACTTTCGGCAGAATGTCACATACGCATCACTTTTCCGTTTTTGTTTACTGTTCACCGATACTGTTTACTGTCACGGTGGTGTTCTATTTCTTCAAAAATTAGTGTTCTTCTGTTTCTTCAAAAatcttaaaactttttgtacgtgttctataatccatgtgcaacctattttaattggattcaccgaaaaatcatatgtagaatttaaactgaaattctcaaaaaagactactttataacttctaataattgttaaggcctcaaataaaatcccaaaaatctgggacaattcactaatattcttattatatgatgtactaatttttaaaattatttccagacataagttatatggtgaaaaaataagtttctttgtaatgctctatttatatgtatttttaaaattattatatataaatggagtattacaaagtaacttattttttcaccatataacctatggctgaaaataaatttaaaaattagtacatcatataagaagaatattagttaaTTTGTCCAGATTTtggggattttatttgaagcactaacaattgtttagatgttataaaagtagtattttttagagaattttagtttaaattctacacatgatttttggatgaatataattaaaatgagttttacatggattatagaacatatgcaaaaaatttaagatttttggagaaacagaaAACAACTGATTTTTGAATAACAAAAGACATTGTGACAGTAAACAGTACCAATGAACAATGACCGAAAACGCAAAAGTGCTAGATTTGTTACATTCTGCCCGAAGTATCGGTAAGTTTGTGAAATGGGTAAGAAAAATGATGGGTTTGTGactattagaaaaaaaataatatgtttgtaaaatttactctattataaaattattttttctagataAATCTACGAGCCACCGCTACCGATTTCCTCCCCTCTACTTCCACCACCCTTCTCTGCTAGTcatctgagagcaattttatACTAGAAGCAAATGAACATAGCACGACTTCCCGGTCTGTAAAATAGAGATATTGTATTCTTACAAGTTTTAAGGTTTTCAAGGACGCAAATGAACTTTGTGTGAGATAAGCACTGTGGGACTACCcctaaccatattcccttcatttcgttcccttcccgattcccttccctgttCCCATtgcctttatttcctctcatctccaacagcttcccttcgaagggaatcgtgaagggaaaggagagataatcccttcctgaagggaatgatctgTAAattccgtcgtgaagggaaaccgttaggagcgctgaaggaaacgagaatcccttcacgacgggaatctaaCCGTGAAGGGAATCCATTGGCCTTGATCTTAGTGATGCGATGCAGCTATAAGAGGGCAGTGTGAGCTCACCGAATCCAATCAGCTAATCTCCCAGGAGGCCCGTCAAGGCGTCAATATGATCTGCCCTGTTGCCCTATCCATGTTTGCACAGCACCTTGCACAATCAAAGATTTGCTACGCGCACCATCTCTGTGTAAATGGTGGTTACATGCACCCATCACTTGGTGATCCATCGTTTATTAGAAGAAAATGCAAATCTCTATTTAGTATTAACAACCCATCCACGTAACCTTTTGTTTCtctttgggaaaaaaaaatccatgaatAGCTTTTCAATTTGTGTGGAGCATGAACAATTGAGCATGCATTATACACAGCGTTGTGGTATTCTCTCTGTCCCGATTCGGTCAGCGCTTTGTGTGGCGGGAGGTGTAAATCCATCAAAAGCTCACACCTTGTGAAACGGTATATATCTTCTCCTGTCCAATCCGTGTAAAGAGTAAAATTCTGGTGGTGACATATACAGTCTTTTACAAATATTCAAATGCGGCTTTGCCAATGACGGTACATAGATGTGTTGTAATCGTATCACATGCACTTTGTGTACAGACAAAGAAGATTAGACTGAAACCGTTTCTGAAATCTCTCGGCGAGATATCTAGAGTGGAAGATGAATGTGGCCAAGCTTCAGATGCAGCACGAAGTGTGtgatccaattttttttgatgaagtgatccaTTAGGATCCAATGGCTAGTGGTGACGGTAGCCAAGTCTGGTCGGTAGCGTGACTGAAATGTCTGCTCGTCGTATTTTGGCAGGTAGCTGGGTGATTGGACCTGAAGAGCGTCAGCAAAATTTGTTGCTAGTGAGGCTGAGCCACCACCTGCCATGCCAAGCCGCGCCAAAGCCGGGAGAGGCTCGCGTGGATCACAGAAACAATATTGTTCCGGATTGGTCGATCGATCGTCGAGTGGAGCTGCTCGGCTGTTGCCATTAGCTCGTAAGCTCCCGTCGATCGACGGCGACGTGGTCTTGGCTTCACGTGGCTCGCCGTGGGTCGCGACGATGACAACCTTAGCGAGCTCTTTCTCGCTGTCATATAATTATTAATAACATATGTATGTTATATATGATTTCTTAAGATCTATTATTAATAAAATGTTCTCAAATATTTACTAAGAACGTGTATGTAACATAACAACTGTGATTGAATCtgcatatgatttttataaatatgtCTATTTGTATCGTATATACacttataaaatttaaaataacgtATGTGATATTGTTACAGATGATTTCTTATTACATCCGTCCATGTCTGTATATTAGACACGTCTGTATTTAAAGGCCCGCAAACTGTTTCAAATTTGACTACTCATCTCACCTTCCTCTTTTGACTTCGCATACACACAACTTAATCGTCCCACCAGTGTCTTTTGGCTTCTCACACACACAACCTCGTCTCCCCTCAAAATAAACAGACAAGTAGTATTCTGCTTCCTCACTTGTCGTATCTAAGTGTTCCACTGCACTGAGAAGCATTCTCACTCGTCATTAGTGTCGGAGAAGCGAGATCTCGACCGGGGCaaatccctttcactgcactgatgtgagtatcatatggttcACTTCGCGATTTAGTTAAAGTTTGTTAGGTATATCCTTGCTTCGATCTGTGTATAGATGGTATATCCTTGTTTCTGTCATAAATCTGCAATTGCGCAGTTCATGATAATCAAGAGGTAACATGATGGGGTTGTCCTTATAGAGATTTCAACGGAGAGGATGCTTGGTGTTATCTACGGCCGGATGGATTTTGTCTTCTTCGCTGTTGCGAAGGCCCCCTCCGTCGACTATGTGTATGCCGTCAACCGCATTctccatattttttttcttccagatggaaatttctctattgaTTTTCGTCATAATGAAGACATTTTCGCCAAATGCTCATTTCTTGCTAAACCATGACTAGCGGTTTGGCAACAATACAGTCTGATTCTGGCTCATACGTGAGATAGTCAAATTGTAGCTAGATCCAAATGACTATGAGCTGCTCATTGAAAATGATGCTTGTGTTGATATTATACTGAAACGCAAGAGGCTAAGATGATAtttatcatctcatctttttgaaagacaaTGTCGATCAATCCAAGTTTGTCGATCACCTTTCGTCTTTTTGGAAAACAGCGTCGTCATATTGTCAATCATTTTATACTTTTGGAAGACGGCATCGATCGACTAATGATGTATAACTAGGGGTTGTGTTTAGTAGCTATGTTTTATATGTCCTCAACAAAGTGCAATATGCATACGTGTGATGTTTTTAaactttgtgatatgtaaatgattatgttttatgtttaaaaaatgtatcaatgtgtttaatttATGAATAATAAAATGTTCATATGTGTAACCCTTTCTCTGTATAAGAAAATTTGCTTCTTGACTGCATAGCCAGAAAATAAATTTGCTTACAGGGGAAAGAGAGACACAAATGGTTCTTTTAAATACTCTTAGTGATAATTAAACTAGATGGGTTTAAATAAGTACCATATACGACTCTTATTATTCACAGGCAGGTTTAAATAAATACTATATGTTACTCTTGCTACTTAAAAATCGTCTATGATCTTTACTACACACAAACAATTATCTATAAAATCCATttgcgtgtatatatatagacagATAAGGCCGATCACAGATGCTTTTAAAGAGACAAAATTTATACctatttataattaaaaaaaataaaatttatctataATAATTTGTTTTGAGGGAGTGCTTGTCCGTTAGCGTCAAGGTGCAGGCTTTTCTCAGTGGTCGTAGTACACTGGATCATCCATCTCTTGTTGAGCAAACATATCTGCAACAGTGCTAGGAGTGTACGGAGCATGGGTGCGGAGAATCTCATGGCACATGGTTATGTTGATCCTTAAATAGACTTCTACCAACATATGGCCAGGCACTGGGACTCCATCCCGGTTGGAATGAATGCTAATGTCTAACACTTGTGCGAAAACGTGTCAATAGTATCCCTGAATGATAGTAGAATTCCAACGTTCCGAACAATGTATCGCGAGAGTGTCCGTGATAAAAATTGTGGCCCGAGCCCCCACTGAACAATCTGCGGATGGAGATAACACTGCCTGGTCCAGTCAGGTTACTGCGACGGTTGGCTCTGCACCACGCCCGTCGTCGGCGAACCTTTCTCGCCCAAAGGGACGACGATCCAATTGGCCGAGCTCTCGTCCAATGGGTCGCGGCGCCATGGGGTTCACGCATCTTGCCGCCGTGCGTGCCTACATGCGCCAAAAGCAGCTGCACGAGCAGGTTTGTTTAGGTAAACCGTGCTCTTTCCATCTCGTGCGGTTTGACTGCTTCAGAGCAACTTGTTTGCTAAACATCAGAAAGGCATTCGTCGCCGGAGATGCCCGGCATCGACTGCACAATAGAGCGCCCTGTTTCCACCGTCTCCAAGCCGGTTTTACTTGTCAACCCCTAACCAGTTGTAATCTGCCCTTGATAACGAACTAAAAATTACGGCGGCGCACAGTTGAGTTGACGCGGTTAAATCTTCAGATAACAGTGTTGCTTCGAAGTCGTCAAGGTTGGATCAGCTCTCTGATTGTTCAAGATAAATTACCACAGTGGGCTGTCACAGAAAAACCAAGGCAAACACAACAACCAGATGTGAAATGGAAAATCACGGAATTATTGGTGCCTCTCCTTTTTTTACTACATGCTGTGGACTGTATAATTGGGCATCCAAACAAAGCCCCTCTTCATGGCACAAACCAACCTTCTTTCTCATTATCCACATCAACAACAAGCCCAGTCTATAATACCACAGTCAGAGATCCTTTAATATATTGCACGTCTCTTAACAGACGAACTCGAACCCCGCGTGTCAACTATCTTACAGTCGGATCCCCGTGGTGAGTCCTAACTCCAAGTCCCAACACACACCACACTGGaaacagagggagagagagaggaataaAGCAGAGGGAGAGATGGGGGGAGAGCTTGTAGAgactagagagagagaaggcaaGGCCTGCATCCCCATGTCCTCTGCTACTGCTATATAAGACCCGCACGCCTCTACTTGCTTATCCCCCACCTTGGTCTCATGCTTCGGTCCACGCACCCACCCAGCCCcaccagcggcagcggcggctcgGGGGCGCCGGCGTCCAGCTCCGGCAAGAAGATGGTCGACCCTGGCGGCgcgggcagcggcggcggggcgccGAGCGGCGCGAAGCTGCTGCAGATCCTGAACGTGCGGGTGGTGGGCAACGGCGAGCGCGTGGTGGTGCTGTCCCACGGCTTCGGGACGGACCAGTCGGCGTGGAGCCGCGTGCTGCCGTACCTGATCCGAGACCACCGCGTGGTGCTCTACGACCTCGTCTGCGCCGGCAGCGTCAACCCGGAGCACTTCGACTTCCGCCGCTACAACACCCTCGACTCGTACGTGGATGACCTCCTCTCCATCCTCGACGTGCTCCGCATCCCGCGCTGCGCCTTCGTCGGCCACTCGGTGTCCGCCATGATCGGCATCCTCGCCTCGATCCGCCGCCCCGAGCTCTTCGCCAAGCTCGTCCTCATCGGCGCCAGCCCCAGGTAGTTAAACACGTCATCAGTTCAATCAAATCAACTTGATTCAATTCAATTCCACGCAAGATTCAATCTTTTCGAGTTCGGAGGTGGGTAATCAACTAAAAGGAAAGACAAAATGCGATCTCTGATTCAGGTTCTTGAACGACCGGGACAACGACTACCACGGCGGGTTCGAGCTGCCGGAGATCCAGCAGGTGTTCGACGCGATGGCAGCCAACTACTCCGCGTGGGCGACGGGGTACGCGCCGCTGGCGGTGGGCGCGGACGTCCCCGCGGCGGTGCAGGAGTTCAGCCGCACGCTGTTCAACATGCGCCCGGACATCTCCCTCCACGTCTGCCGCACCGTCTTCAACACAGACCTCCGCGGAGTGCTGGGAATGGTGCGCGCCCCCTGCGTGGTGGTGCAGACCACCCGCGACGTCTCCGTGCCGGCCTCCGTCGCCGCCTACCTCAAGGCCCACCTCGGCGGGCGCACCACCGTGGAGTTCCTCCAGACCGAGGGCCACCTCCCCCACCTCAGCGCCCCCAGCCTCCTCGCCCAGGTGCTCCGCCGCGCGCTCGCCCGGTCCTAGCAGCAACACGCGCCCGAGGGACCTGATCGCTATTTTTACCGCCTCAATTTTACTCCTCTCGTCAAGAATCAAATATGACGCGACTTGCGCCGTTGCTGTGTGTCATGAGTCGCCCTTGACTGTACTGTAGTGCTGGTgcccgattttttttttaacctttttacTGGAGTAGTACTGTGCCTCGCATCTTGCCTCTCCTGCACCTGTTCGCGCCGCGTGGCGAGGAAACGAGACGGTGCCTCCCCCAGTCCCCCTGCCGTGTCTGATCTGCAAGCGTTGGCGGGAGAAACTTTTTACTGCTGCTAGTCACCGGCTGAGCTTGGGATCAGTGTTTCTGGCGGGTCTCCTGACCTAATGATCGGCTAATGTTATCGATCGGTATCATCATTGCAGCATTACGTGCATAATTGGGTTTTGGATAAGTCCTGAGAAGGAAAAGCGATGAAAAGCCATGGCGGATCGCTGCCCACGACATGCATGGCCCATCTTATCGTCACACCTTCATGTTTGTCGGCTTGTCTCTGACCATGCCATCTAGCATAGCACCTGCACTACAACTTCGCTTAGCAGAGCATTACTGTTCGTACGTAGCTGTACGCATGTAATTATTTCTCCCTGATTAATCAATTttcttgaaagaaaaaaaaagttgggCCACTGTGTACTGCTGCTGTCTTAGGTTATGCAAAGCTAATGGCTATCGCTGAAGGTGCTAGCTGTATTGTTTTGGGATGCTTGGCATTTGGATTTATGTGCGTCAGTGCGTGTGAGCTAGCTAGAGTGGATGTGTTTTGTATGTGGCCACCTAAGCAAGCTTACTAGCTCTTGATCTCCGTGACGCTTACTAGCTTTTGATACGGTAGATGTGCCGTTGTTAGCTACCTCATGCCCCGCTAATCAACGATGGAGAGAAAAACAATAATCGCCCGACTGTCGCCATTGGCTCTCCCGATCAATTTGCATATTCTTATCCGTGGCCTGGTCTAATCTCGGGTGGTGGCGCGATCCGCATGTCCACTAGGCGGTCCGTGTTCCCTTGCCATTTCAGCTAAGAGCCAAGCGACGCCATCTTGTCCGAGCTCCAGTACAGAGAATCTTGAAAGCCTCCCACTCGCAGCAGAGACGCTGAGAACAGGCCCAGATTTTGTTGGCACCCGCGCCCACGTGAAGCGAAAACGAAGCCCTTGAAAGGAAGGGAACGAGCTTGGTTTGGACGCCGAGCACCGGCCCGTCATCGTCCTCCGCGCGCCGGTCGACGAGCGCGGGAAGCCAACGAAACGGAACGGCgagccgacgccgacgccgacgcgtACACGGACAAGTCACAAGGGCACCGAGAAGAAATGACCGGGCCCGGGAGCGTgacaagaggaggaagaaactCAGCGAGAGGAGGATTCCGTTCCGAGAGATTTGGGTGGGCGCGACCGGCGATTTGGTGCCAATGCGGCGATCAGGTTCCTTCCCCGGAGCGGCGGGGCCCGCCTTGGAATTGAAGGAATCCGCAGCGCGATAAGATGGGCCCCGGCCTTATCCTCTTCCCCGGACTGCAGACTGCCCTACCATGTCCAGCCGACGTGCCCCTGTCGCGCTCGCGCTACAGTGGCGGCCACTGCCGGCCCATGGTGAAAGCCGCTGGCAGGACGGGGAGATTGAGGGGACCCTGCGCTCCTGGCCGACGCATGGATGGTGAACCGCCCTACCATACCAGGCCATGTAGCTCCCTTGCTGACACTTGACAGATCGATCGAGACCTCGAGTTGCCACATGAACCAGCacagtcttgcatcttggagtttTCTCGGGAGGCTGGCTGGAGGCGCGCACGGGCGTCGGGTCGTGGAGATGCTACCTGTATGAACTGCTGCTGTGCCGGTGTTTCGCTCTCGATTTGAACAGCGAGGATGATGGTTAGAAGATGGAGCTAGCAATAGCATGTGTTCGCGTCTTCTAGGTACGGGTTAGCATGTGAGCTGTGAACCGAGCTGCTTAATCAGCATGAAGTTGATTTGTTTGTTTTCATGACTTCTTGTCAACGGTGGAGTTTTGTCGCTGCATGGT of Phragmites australis chromosome 3, lpPhrAust1.1, whole genome shotgun sequence contains these proteins:
- the LOC133911849 gene encoding strigolactone esterase D14-like, with the translated sequence MLRSTHPPSPTSGSGGSGAPASSSGKKMVDPGGAGSGGGAPSGAKLLQILNVRVVGNGERVVVLSHGFGTDQSAWSRVLPYLIRDHRVVLYDLVCAGSVNPEHFDFRRYNTLDSYVDDLLSILDVLRIPRCAFVGHSVSAMIGILASIRRPELFAKLVLIGASPRFLNDRDNDYHGGFELPEIQQVFDAMAANYSAWATGYAPLAVGADVPAAVQEFSRTLFNMRPDISLHVCRTVFNTDLRGVLGMVRAPCVVVQTTRDVSVPASVAAYLKAHLGGRTTVEFLQTEGHLPHLSAPSLLAQVLRRALARS